Proteins from one Rosa chinensis cultivar Old Blush chromosome 7, RchiOBHm-V2, whole genome shotgun sequence genomic window:
- the LOC112176300 gene encoding 12-oxophytodienoate reductase 2, protein MANQAPTLPLLTPYKMGKFDLSHRVVLAPLTRQRSYGNVPQPHAILYYSQRTSKGGLLITEATGVSDTAQGYPDTPGIWTKEQVEAWKPIVNAVHAKGGIFFCQIWHVGRVSNTGFQPNGQVPISSTDKPLTPQIRSNGIDVAQFTPPRRLRTDEIPQIVNDFRLAARNAMEAGFDGVEIHGAHGYLIDQFLKDQVNDRTDQYGGSLEKRCRFALDIVEAVVNEIGADKVGIRLSPFADYMESGDSNPKELGLYLVNSLNKYRILYCHMVEPRMKTLGEKIECPQSLVPMRKAFSGTFIAAGGFDRKDGNNAVAEGRADLIAFGRWFLANPDLPKRFELNAPLNKYNRDTFYISDPVLGYTDYPFLDSTA, encoded by the exons ATGGCTAACCAAGCTCCCACACTTCCTCTTCTTACTCCTTACAAAATGGGAAAGTTTGATCTTTCTCACAG AGTTGTTTTAGCGCCATTGACTAGACAGAGATCATATGGAAATGTTCCCCAGCCACATGCCATCTTATATTACTCTCAGAGAACATCTAAAGGGGGTCTTCTCATAACTGAAGCCACTGGAGTTTCTGACACAGCACAAGG GTATCCAGATACTCCTGGTATATGGACAAAGGAGCAAGTTGAAGCATGGAAACCCATTGTCAATGCTGTACATGCTAAAGGGGGTATCTTCTTCTGTCAGATTTGGCATGTGGGGAGGGTTTCAAATACTG GCTTTCAGCCAAATGGACAGGTTCCAATCTCTTCTACTGACAAGCCCCTAACCCCCCAAATACGATCTAATGGCATTGATGTTGCGCAATTCACACCTCCAAGACGATTAAGGACAGATGAAATTCCTCAAATTGTCAATGATTTCAGACTTGCTGCAAGGAATGCTATGGAAGCTG GTTTTGATGGGGTTGAAATTCATGGCGCTCATGGCTACCTTATCGATCAGTTTTTAAAAGATCAAGTAAATGATCGAACAGACCAATATGGTGGATCTCTAGAAAAGCGTTGCCGATTTGCACTAGACATTGTTGAAGCTGTTGTCAATGAGATAGGAGCAGATAAAGTTGGAATTAGATTATCTCCATTTGCTGACTATATGGAATCCGGAGATTCTAATCCAAAGGAATTGGGCCTTTATCTAGTCAATTCCTTGAACAAATATCGAATCCTGTACTGCCACATGGTTGAGCCAAGAATGAAGACACTTGGAGAAAAAATTGAATGTCCCCAAAGTCTCGTACCCATGAGAAAGGCTTTCAGTGGTACCTTCATTGCTGCTGGTGGTTTTGACAGGAAAGATGGGAACAATGCTGTGGCTGAGGGCCGTGCAGATCTTATCGCTTTTGGTCGTTGGTTCTTGGCTAATCCAGATTTGCCAAAGAGATTTGAGCTTAATGCTCCTCTGAATAAGTACAACAGAGATACATTCTACATATCTGATCCAGTTCTTGGTTACACTGATTATCCATTTCTTGACAGCACTGCTTGA